One Drosophila yakuba strain Tai18E2 chromosome 4, Prin_Dyak_Tai18E2_2.1, whole genome shotgun sequence genomic window carries:
- the LOC6523763 gene encoding inhibin beta chain isoform X3, producing the protein MRFAFDSNYSQSEAPIKGYKCFFNCQCICCRQGCCVVVVKCCCCYSLNCCNSLGSRKSFPQPAVMRKKVSDTEVLSVSKLVAVILVLARWVTALATLLTSCILLDIFSLPGQSGVADRSQASSRTVHVSVPTTPNGTPSSTSEAKLKLFYGYTSYDINNDQQVKSNNLCRVLCRSRNRKRQRRRRRRRRHRRRRHIYTKHHQMQRKQQKYLRTDHLMQSNVSNFEQRLNFNDGKCHSLETNYGTNYDLVHRGKPFGQSERSFLVSPLREIEAPWPSSQGSVRNCSKIKRNRANLIWLLIGLVWFEVKLINCNGISSSNYYASNLETHKGCTLCHDSGKPNIYTDKGTQYRQYRILEFSVQNRRVPTQKLSIRSAQIHIRIDKPHSFWIERAKSLPEEHWLNTKKKWGAKKPHHRIKIWVFQLSTSINITEMGIEKAIIFRASFEVDTKNLGWQKFDLTDTIRDWYSHTSHEKLRLLIDCTGCAGRYSLHLFQTSKLRGNSSDYLSTNPNRPFLVLHTESSRTRRVRRRAIDCGGALNGQCCKESFYVSFKALGWDDWIIAPRGYFANYCRGDCTGSFRTPDTFQTFHAHFIEEYRKMGLLNGMRPCCAPIKFSSMSLIYYGDDGIIKRDLPKMVVDECGCP; encoded by the exons ATGCGATTTGCCTTTGATTCTAATTATTCGCAATCCGAGGCGCCAATCAAAGGCTACAAGTGCTTCTTTAATTGCCAATGCATTTGCTGTCGCCAGGGATGCTGCGTTGTGGTTGTaaagtgctgctgctgctataGCTTAAACTGTTGCAACAGCCTGGGATCCCGAAAGTCATTTCCACAGCCTGCTGTAATGCGTAAAAAAGTTTCTGACACCGAAGTCTTAAGCGTATCAAAGCTTGTGGCGGTTATTTTAGTACTGGCTCGTTGGGTTACTGCTCTAGCGACACTCCTGACAAGCTGCATTCTCCTAGATATATTTTCGTTGCCTGGCCAATCCGGAGTTGCAGATAGAAGCCAAGCCAGCAGTAGAACAGTGCACGTCTCGGTTCCTACCACACCTAACGGAACTCCCAGCAGCACTTCGGAGGCAAAGCTTAAGTTGTTTTATGGGTATACATCGTACGACATAAATAACGACCAACAGGTAAAATCCAACAATCTATGTAGAGTGCTTTGCAGAAGTCGCAATCGTAAACGACAACGAAGGAGGCGACGTCGCCGCAGACACAGACGGCGCAGGCATATTTATACTAAGCATCATCAAATGCAgcggaaacaacaaaaataccTTCGAACTGATCATCTAATGCAAAGTAATGTGAGCAACTTTGAGCAAAGGCTTAATTTTAACGACGGCAAGTGCCACTCTTTGGAGACAAATTACGGAACTAATTATGACTTAGTACACAGAGGTAAACCATTTGGTCAGTCAGAGAGAAGCTTTCTAGTGTCCCCTTTAAGAGAAATTGAAGCACCTTGGCCATCGAGTCAAGGCTCAGTACGTAACTGTTCAAAGATTAAACGCAATAGAGCCAATCTTATATGGCTTCTCATTGGACTCGTCTGGTTTGAAGTCAAACTAATAAATTGCAATGGAATCAGCAGTAGTAATTACTATGCTTCGAATTTGGAGACACATAAGGGCTGCACCTTGTGCCATGACAGCGGAAAGCCCAACATTTACACCGATAAAG GAACCCAATATCGACAATATCGGATTCTTGAGTTTTCGGTTCAAAACAGACGTGTTCCCACTCAAAAATTATCCATAAGAAGTGCGCAGATTCACATACGGATAGACAAGCCGCATAGTTTTTGGATAGAACgagcaaaaagtttgccagAAGAACATTGGctaaatactaaaaaaaaatggggagCAAAAAAACCACATCACAGAATAAAAATATGGGTGTTTCAATTATCAACATCAATAAATATTACGGAGATg ggAATAGAAAAGGCTATTATCTTCCGGGCTTCTTTTGAAGTTGACACGAAAAATTTAGGATGGCAAAAATTCGATTTAACAGATACAATTCGTGACTGGTACAGCCATACCAGTCACGAAAAACTGCGACTGCTGATTGATTGCACTGGATGCGCTGGTCGCTACTCGTTGCACCTTTTTCAAACTTCAAAACTGAGAGGGAACTCATCCGACTACTTGAGTACGAATCCAAATAGACCATTTCTGGTACTTCATACAGAATCATCAAGAACAAGGCGCGTTAGGCGACGAGCCATAGATTGTGGCGGAGCTTTAAATGGGCAGTGCTGTAAGGAATCATTTTATGTTTCTTTCAAAGCACTGGGTTGGGATGACTGGATTATTGCACCCAGGGGATATTTCGCGAACTATTGCAGAGGCGATTGCACGGGATCGTTTAGGACGCCAGACACTTTTCAAACATTTCATGCCCATTTTATAGAGGAGTATCGGAAAATGGGTCTTTTAAATGGAATGCGTCCGTGTTGCGCCCCAATAAAATTTTCTAGTATGTCCTTAATATATTATGGTGATGATGGTATTATTAAGCGAGACTTGCCAAAAATGGTTGTTGATGAGTGTGGTTGCCCTTAG
- the LOC6523763 gene encoding inhibin beta chain isoform X1 has protein sequence MRFAFDSNYSQSEAPIKGYKCFFNCQCICCRQGCCVVVVKCCCCYSLNCCNSLGSRKSFPQPAVMRKKVSDTEVLSVSKLVAVILVLARWVTALATLLTSCILLDIFSLPGQSGVADRSQASSRTVHVSVPTTPNGTPSSTSEAKLKLFYGYTSYDINNDQQVKSNNLCRVLCRSRNRKRQRRRRRRRRHRRRRHIYTKHHQMQRKQQKYLRTDHLMQSNVSNFEQRLNFNDGKCHSLETNYGTNYDLVHRGKPFGQSERSFLVSPLREIEAPWPSSQGSVRNCSKIKRNRANLIWLLIGLVWFEVKLINCNGISSSNYYASNLETHKGCTLCHDSGKPNIYTDKDNPHTDYNIYNKYHNNNFNKKTNQPHNNIAPSDEVRLESIKRQILTKLGLSHRPNVSHPLPKQFIWETIYRADGGRMIPNNAFESSGKDLDQKTLKPRALASSGTHMFSGQGGRTYLSSERDPSHHQYRSPFDFTFNISKDNLYGRVLRNRSLDRRHITKIDKNHLFFKRWTEKRQLKINSRIASKPTEQLKNHYNSSTKKLKSGALRKINGINSKQMNENALKKSTYLIDINHSSENSTGINGEIRANAYEYFNDYSVQTHNKNRYYEGSSSIGHQSPIHSSKDENQKGNQESITHGQENIDHEDFFGNTQEIITFAEEGTQYRQYRILEFSVQNRRVPTQKLSIRSAQIHIRIDKPHSFWIERAKSLPEEHWLNTKKKWGAKKPHHRIKIWVFQLSTSINITEMGIEKAIIFRASFEVDTKNLGWQKFDLTDTIRDWYSHTSHEKLRLLIDCTGCAGRYSLHLFQTSKLRGNSSDYLSTNPNRPFLVLHTESSRTRRVRRRAIDCGGALNGQCCKESFYVSFKALGWDDWIIAPRGYFANYCRGDCTGSFRTPDTFQTFHAHFIEEYRKMGLLNGMRPCCAPIKFSSMSLIYYGDDGIIKRDLPKMVVDECGCP, from the exons ATGCGATTTGCCTTTGATTCTAATTATTCGCAATCCGAGGCGCCAATCAAAGGCTACAAGTGCTTCTTTAATTGCCAATGCATTTGCTGTCGCCAGGGATGCTGCGTTGTGGTTGTaaagtgctgctgctgctataGCTTAAACTGTTGCAACAGCCTGGGATCCCGAAAGTCATTTCCACAGCCTGCTGTAATGCGTAAAAAAGTTTCTGACACCGAAGTCTTAAGCGTATCAAAGCTTGTGGCGGTTATTTTAGTACTGGCTCGTTGGGTTACTGCTCTAGCGACACTCCTGACAAGCTGCATTCTCCTAGATATATTTTCGTTGCCTGGCCAATCCGGAGTTGCAGATAGAAGCCAAGCCAGCAGTAGAACAGTGCACGTCTCGGTTCCTACCACACCTAACGGAACTCCCAGCAGCACTTCGGAGGCAAAGCTTAAGTTGTTTTATGGGTATACATCGTACGACATAAATAACGACCAACAGGTAAAATCCAACAATCTATGTAGAGTGCTTTGCAGAAGTCGCAATCGTAAACGACAACGAAGGAGGCGACGTCGCCGCAGACACAGACGGCGCAGGCATATTTATACTAAGCATCATCAAATGCAgcggaaacaacaaaaataccTTCGAACTGATCATCTAATGCAAAGTAATGTGAGCAACTTTGAGCAAAGGCTTAATTTTAACGACGGCAAGTGCCACTCTTTGGAGACAAATTACGGAACTAATTATGACTTAGTACACAGAGGTAAACCATTTGGTCAGTCAGAGAGAAGCTTTCTAGTGTCCCCTTTAAGAGAAATTGAAGCACCTTGGCCATCGAGTCAAGGCTCAGTACGTAACTGTTCAAAGATTAAACGCAATAGAGCCAATCTTATATGGCTTCTCATTGGACTCGTCTGGTTTGAAGTCAAACTAATAAATTGCAATGGAATCAGCAGTAGTAATTACTATGCTTCGAATTTGGAGACACATAAGGGCTGCACCTTGTGCCATGACAGCGGAAAGCCCAACATTTACACCGATAAAG ATAATCCACACACAGACTACAACATCTACAACAAATACCATAACAAcaatttcaacaaaaaaactaaTCAACCCCATAACAACATTGCACCGAGCGATGAAGTTCGTTTGGAGTCAATAAAACGgcaaattttaacaaagctCGGTCTCAGCCACAGGCCCAATGTATCTCATCCTTTACCTAAGCAATTCATTTGGGAAACAATATATCGTGCCGATGGCGGACGAATGATACCAAACAATGCATTTGAGAGCAGTGGTAAGGATTTAGATCAGAAGACTCTCAAGCCACGGGCGTTAGCCTCATCCGGAACACATATGTTTAGTGGCCAAGGTGGAAGGACTTATCTTAGCAGCGAACGGGATCCCAGTCATCATCAATATAGATCCCCGTTCGATTTCACATTCAATATAAGTAAAGATAATCTATATGGGAGAGTTTTGAGAAATCGTTCTTTAGATAGAAGGCATATAAcaaaaatcgataaaaatcaCTTATTCTTTAAAAGATGGACAGAAAAACGTCAATTAAAGATTAACTCTCGTATTGCATCTAAGCCTACAGAACAACTTAAAAACCACTATAACAGTAGTACCAAGAAGCTTAAAAGTGGAGCGCTCAGAAAAATTAATGGCATcaacagcaaacaaatgaaTGAGAATGCCTTAAAAAAGTCGACATATCTCATAGATATAAATCATAGTAGTGAAAATAGTACTGGCATAAATGGTGAGATCAGGGCCAATGcttatgaatattttaacgATTACAGTGTTCAGACTCATAATAAAAACCGGTACTATGAAGGTAGCTCTAGCATTGGGCATCAGTCACCGATCCACAGCAGTAAAGATGAAAATCAGAAGGGAAATCAGGAATCGATTACTCATGGCCAGGAAAATATTGATCATGAAGACTTCTTTGGTAATACTCAAGaaataattacatttgcaGAAGAGG GAACCCAATATCGACAATATCGGATTCTTGAGTTTTCGGTTCAAAACAGACGTGTTCCCACTCAAAAATTATCCATAAGAAGTGCGCAGATTCACATACGGATAGACAAGCCGCATAGTTTTTGGATAGAACgagcaaaaagtttgccagAAGAACATTGGctaaatactaaaaaaaaatggggagCAAAAAAACCACATCACAGAATAAAAATATGGGTGTTTCAATTATCAACATCAATAAATATTACGGAGATg ggAATAGAAAAGGCTATTATCTTCCGGGCTTCTTTTGAAGTTGACACGAAAAATTTAGGATGGCAAAAATTCGATTTAACAGATACAATTCGTGACTGGTACAGCCATACCAGTCACGAAAAACTGCGACTGCTGATTGATTGCACTGGATGCGCTGGTCGCTACTCGTTGCACCTTTTTCAAACTTCAAAACTGAGAGGGAACTCATCCGACTACTTGAGTACGAATCCAAATAGACCATTTCTGGTACTTCATACAGAATCATCAAGAACAAGGCGCGTTAGGCGACGAGCCATAGATTGTGGCGGAGCTTTAAATGGGCAGTGCTGTAAGGAATCATTTTATGTTTCTTTCAAAGCACTGGGTTGGGATGACTGGATTATTGCACCCAGGGGATATTTCGCGAACTATTGCAGAGGCGATTGCACGGGATCGTTTAGGACGCCAGACACTTTTCAAACATTTCATGCCCATTTTATAGAGGAGTATCGGAAAATGGGTCTTTTAAATGGAATGCGTCCGTGTTGCGCCCCAATAAAATTTTCTAGTATGTCCTTAATATATTATGGTGATGATGGTATTATTAAGCGAGACTTGCCAAAAATGGTTGTTGATGAGTGTGGTTGCCCTTAG
- the LOC6523763 gene encoding inhibin beta chain isoform X2, whose protein sequence is MRFAFDSNYSQSEAPIKGYKCFFNCQCICCRQGCCVVVVKCCCCYSLNCCNSLGSRKSFPQPAVMRKKVSDTEVLSVSKLVAVILVLARWVTALATLLTSCILLDIFSLPGQSGVADRSQASSRTVHVSVPTTPNGTPSSTSEAKLKLFYGYTSYDINNDQQVKSNNLCRVLCRSRNRKRQRRRRRRRRHRRRRHIYTKHHQMQRKQQKYLRTDHLMQSNVSNFEQRLNFNDGKCHSLETNYGTNYDLVHRGKPFGQSERSFLVSPLREIEAPWPSSQGSVRNCSKIKRNRANLIWLLIGLVWFEVKLINCNGISSSNYYASNLETHKGCTLCHDSGKPNIYTDKDNPHTDYNIYNKYHNNNFNKKTNQPHNNIAPSDEVRLESIKRQILTKLGLSHRPNVSHPLPKQFIWETIYRADGGRMIPNNAFESSGKDLDQKTLKPRALASSGTHMFSGQGGRTYLSSERDPSHHQYRSPFDFTFNISKDNLYGRVLRNRSLDRRHITKIDKNHLFFKRWTEKRQLKINSRIASKPTEQLKNHYNSSTKKLKSGALRKINGINSKQMNENALKKSTYLIDINHSSENSTGINGEIRANAYEYFNDYSVQTHNKNRYYEGSSSIGHQSPIHSSKDENQKGNQESITHGQENIDHEDFFGNTQEIITFAEEGK, encoded by the exons ATGCGATTTGCCTTTGATTCTAATTATTCGCAATCCGAGGCGCCAATCAAAGGCTACAAGTGCTTCTTTAATTGCCAATGCATTTGCTGTCGCCAGGGATGCTGCGTTGTGGTTGTaaagtgctgctgctgctataGCTTAAACTGTTGCAACAGCCTGGGATCCCGAAAGTCATTTCCACAGCCTGCTGTAATGCGTAAAAAAGTTTCTGACACCGAAGTCTTAAGCGTATCAAAGCTTGTGGCGGTTATTTTAGTACTGGCTCGTTGGGTTACTGCTCTAGCGACACTCCTGACAAGCTGCATTCTCCTAGATATATTTTCGTTGCCTGGCCAATCCGGAGTTGCAGATAGAAGCCAAGCCAGCAGTAGAACAGTGCACGTCTCGGTTCCTACCACACCTAACGGAACTCCCAGCAGCACTTCGGAGGCAAAGCTTAAGTTGTTTTATGGGTATACATCGTACGACATAAATAACGACCAACAGGTAAAATCCAACAATCTATGTAGAGTGCTTTGCAGAAGTCGCAATCGTAAACGACAACGAAGGAGGCGACGTCGCCGCAGACACAGACGGCGCAGGCATATTTATACTAAGCATCATCAAATGCAgcggaaacaacaaaaataccTTCGAACTGATCATCTAATGCAAAGTAATGTGAGCAACTTTGAGCAAAGGCTTAATTTTAACGACGGCAAGTGCCACTCTTTGGAGACAAATTACGGAACTAATTATGACTTAGTACACAGAGGTAAACCATTTGGTCAGTCAGAGAGAAGCTTTCTAGTGTCCCCTTTAAGAGAAATTGAAGCACCTTGGCCATCGAGTCAAGGCTCAGTACGTAACTGTTCAAAGATTAAACGCAATAGAGCCAATCTTATATGGCTTCTCATTGGACTCGTCTGGTTTGAAGTCAAACTAATAAATTGCAATGGAATCAGCAGTAGTAATTACTATGCTTCGAATTTGGAGACACATAAGGGCTGCACCTTGTGCCATGACAGCGGAAAGCCCAACATTTACACCGATAAAG ATAATCCACACACAGACTACAACATCTACAACAAATACCATAACAAcaatttcaacaaaaaaactaaTCAACCCCATAACAACATTGCACCGAGCGATGAAGTTCGTTTGGAGTCAATAAAACGgcaaattttaacaaagctCGGTCTCAGCCACAGGCCCAATGTATCTCATCCTTTACCTAAGCAATTCATTTGGGAAACAATATATCGTGCCGATGGCGGACGAATGATACCAAACAATGCATTTGAGAGCAGTGGTAAGGATTTAGATCAGAAGACTCTCAAGCCACGGGCGTTAGCCTCATCCGGAACACATATGTTTAGTGGCCAAGGTGGAAGGACTTATCTTAGCAGCGAACGGGATCCCAGTCATCATCAATATAGATCCCCGTTCGATTTCACATTCAATATAAGTAAAGATAATCTATATGGGAGAGTTTTGAGAAATCGTTCTTTAGATAGAAGGCATATAAcaaaaatcgataaaaatcaCTTATTCTTTAAAAGATGGACAGAAAAACGTCAATTAAAGATTAACTCTCGTATTGCATCTAAGCCTACAGAACAACTTAAAAACCACTATAACAGTAGTACCAAGAAGCTTAAAAGTGGAGCGCTCAGAAAAATTAATGGCATcaacagcaaacaaatgaaTGAGAATGCCTTAAAAAAGTCGACATATCTCATAGATATAAATCATAGTAGTGAAAATAGTACTGGCATAAATGGTGAGATCAGGGCCAATGcttatgaatattttaacgATTACAGTGTTCAGACTCATAATAAAAACCGGTACTATGAAGGTAGCTCTAGCATTGGGCATCAGTCACCGATCCACAGCAGTAAAGATGAAAATCAGAAGGGAAATCAGGAATCGATTACTCATGGCCAGGAAAATATTGATCATGAAGACTTCTTTGGTAATACTCAAGaaataattacatttgcaGAAGAGGGTAAGTAG
- the LOC6523763 gene encoding inhibin beta chain isoform X4, with product MRFAFDSNYSQSEAPIKGYKCFFNCQCICCRQGCCVVVVKCCCCYSLNCCNSLGSRKSFPQPAVMRKKVSDTEVLSVSKLVAVILVLARWVTALATLLTSCILLDIFSLPGQSGVADRSQASSRTVHVSVPTTPNGTPSSTSEAKLKLFYGYTSYDINNDQQVKSNNLCRVLCRSRNRKRQRRRRRRRRHRRRRHIYTKHHQMQRKQQKYLRTDHLMQSNVSNFEQRLNFNDGKCHSLETNYGTNYDLVHRGKPFGQSERSFLVSPLREIEAPWPSSQGSVRNCSKIKRNRANLIWLLIGLVWFEVKLINCNGISSSNYYASNLETHKGCTLCHDSGKPNIYTDKVFRLIIKTGTMKVALALGISHRSTAVKMKIRREIRNRLLMARKILIMKTSLVILKK from the exons ATGCGATTTGCCTTTGATTCTAATTATTCGCAATCCGAGGCGCCAATCAAAGGCTACAAGTGCTTCTTTAATTGCCAATGCATTTGCTGTCGCCAGGGATGCTGCGTTGTGGTTGTaaagtgctgctgctgctataGCTTAAACTGTTGCAACAGCCTGGGATCCCGAAAGTCATTTCCACAGCCTGCTGTAATGCGTAAAAAAGTTTCTGACACCGAAGTCTTAAGCGTATCAAAGCTTGTGGCGGTTATTTTAGTACTGGCTCGTTGGGTTACTGCTCTAGCGACACTCCTGACAAGCTGCATTCTCCTAGATATATTTTCGTTGCCTGGCCAATCCGGAGTTGCAGATAGAAGCCAAGCCAGCAGTAGAACAGTGCACGTCTCGGTTCCTACCACACCTAACGGAACTCCCAGCAGCACTTCGGAGGCAAAGCTTAAGTTGTTTTATGGGTATACATCGTACGACATAAATAACGACCAACAGGTAAAATCCAACAATCTATGTAGAGTGCTTTGCAGAAGTCGCAATCGTAAACGACAACGAAGGAGGCGACGTCGCCGCAGACACAGACGGCGCAGGCATATTTATACTAAGCATCATCAAATGCAgcggaaacaacaaaaataccTTCGAACTGATCATCTAATGCAAAGTAATGTGAGCAACTTTGAGCAAAGGCTTAATTTTAACGACGGCAAGTGCCACTCTTTGGAGACAAATTACGGAACTAATTATGACTTAGTACACAGAGGTAAACCATTTGGTCAGTCAGAGAGAAGCTTTCTAGTGTCCCCTTTAAGAGAAATTGAAGCACCTTGGCCATCGAGTCAAGGCTCAGTACGTAACTGTTCAAAGATTAAACGCAATAGAGCCAATCTTATATGGCTTCTCATTGGACTCGTCTGGTTTGAAGTCAAACTAATAAATTGCAATGGAATCAGCAGTAGTAATTACTATGCTTCGAATTTGGAGACACATAAGGGCTGCACCTTGTGCCATGACAGCGGAAAGCCCAACATTTACACCGATAAAG TGTTCAGACTCATAATAAAAACCGGTACTATGAAGGTAGCTCTAGCATTGGGCATCAGTCACCGATCCACAGCAGTAAAGATGAAAATCAGAAGGGAAATCAGGAATCGATTACTCATGGCCAGGAAAATATTGATCATGAAGACTTCTTTGGTAATACTCAAGaaataa